The genomic interval GCCGTCGTTTCCACGAAACCGGGAAAGCGATCCGAACTGACCGCCGAGATCACAATCCAGTCTGCAGCGTGCTGACGCTCGAAGATCTGGCGATCCCGCTCCCGGGATTCGCCGGGCTGAAGGGCGCAGCCATGAATGGCCTCCCAGGCTTCCGGCCAGTGATTGCGCAGTGTCTCATCGGACAGGCGGCGTTCATAGGCTGTAAACAGTTCCGGCAACGCCTGCGCGACCGCCGCCCATTCAGCGTCCTCCTCGTAGAACCCGGAGGAGGAACGCAGCAGCGGATGCACACAGGCATTTTGCTCTGGCGCAAGCTGGAATCCGCCATGCCCGGCGGTGGAATGGCAGAGCACACCTTCACCATAGGTCATCGCACCCTGTGACACGCCCCAGGGCGTACGCGCCCGGGAGGCGATTTCACGGCGCCTGAGTGTCGCGCGTTCACGCTGGTGTTCTGCGTTCTCCGCAACCAGCGCCCGGAAAGCGGCCTCGTCAGCCACATCACCGGAATGACCATAGAAGTCATCGCGCCGCCAAGTGTCGAGCGGGCGAGAAAGCCGCCAGCCCGTCGCCAGGAAATGCCGTCCCGCCCAGGTCGGCACCATCGCAAAGGCGGTGTCGCCAACGCGCGCGACCAGCAGGTCATCAGCGCTGCGACCAAACTCGACGACGGGCAGAAACCGGGAGGGAGAGGCGGGTATGATCGGAACCGTGGTGTTCATCCTGCGACCGCCTCCACGGCGTCGACGTCCTCGCCATTCAGCACGGCGTTCAGCCATTCATGTGTGCTGATCCAGCCGATGCTTTTGCGGGACCCGAGATCGATGACATGCGCACCGCCGCCGAAAGCCTCAACTCTGGGTCGGGAGCAGGTGTGAGCGAAGTCGAAGCCCCAGAGGCCGGAAAGGTTCAGCTCTTCGGCGAGACGAAGCACGAAATTGATGACGCCCTCAACATCGCCCTGATCATCATCATGGATCCAAAGCTGCGCGCCGCCCGGTCCGTCCTGCTGGACGAGATCGAAGCCGTTGATTGCAGGCTCATCGGCGTCCGCCTCTTCAGCGCGCAGGCGGTGGAACAGCGCCATCGCCTTGGCGGCATTCTCAGGCGAGCCCGCATCAAGCAGGCAGGAGAAATGGGTGAAATAGTCGGCCATGACAGGCTCCTTGTCAGAAATGGAAAGCCCGGCGCGAGGCCGGGTCTGGTCGGGATTGGACTGAAGGAAAGGGTCAGGTGCCCGGGGACGTGGGAGAGCCTTGCGGCACTGCAGCGGCATGGGCGGCCAGCATCTGGCGGTAGAACCGCCGCCGGGCGAGCCTGAGACCGGGATCCCTGCGGATAGTGGGATGGAAGGCCCGAGCCGCGGCGCGCAGTACCTTAAACCCTGAGACATCGGGGGAAAGGCCGAGAAGGGGATAAAATGGATCAGGTGTCCGGGTCGGAGCAGTCTGCAACGGCTCCACTTCGGTCTCGATCTTCTGGGTGCGGCCCATCCAGGGTTCAGGGCGGATCGCGCGCGCCCAGTCGGCGAAGCTCGGGATATGGCCGAGATCCTCGCGGACATGTTGCTCGCCCACCCAACGGGTAGGGATAACCCTGCCGGAGGAAAGAGTCAGCGTCTTGCCGAACACGGTTTCCATGAGGAAGATGCCCTCGGCATGGTGGCGCAAAGCGCGGTGCCGGAAGTCAGCAAGGATGAGCTTCGATGCATCGAACCAGGAATGCAGCTCGATGTAATCCTCGACCACGCCGCCCCACTTTTTCACCGAGGACAGGGCATGATGATAGGGATGTGCCATGTTCCCCATCCTCAAAAGCTGTGGTTGAATTGCTCGGACGAGGTGAACCGCTCGTTGTAGTCGAGCAGGATCGTCCCGGCCGCGGCGTCGAAATGGAACTCGCCGAACGCGCCGTCGCAGTTTTCCCAGCCGCCATGGCTGTCGGAGAGGAGGTCATAGGCCAGGGTCTCGACAGCCTCCGAGAGCGACATGCTGCTGGTCGAAATCTCGCTGATGCCCCAGCTGACCTGCGCGAGCGTGATTGCCGTGTCCGGCATTGGCACAACGGTGTCACCGCAGCGGGCGTCGATATCTTCGATCTGCCCGCTGTCGCCACCGCCGTCGAAGGTGACGATGATCTCGGTGAGCCCGGCGGCGCGCATGGCCGCGAACAGGGCCTCCTTGTTCTGTGCCATTGCGGTGGTGCTGAGCGTCTGATGCGCCAGTTGCGAGGCGTCAAACTGCGCCATCGCGGTCGCGAGGCTGGCTTCCGGGGAGGTTGTGATATCTTGGGTCATGGGATTTCTCCTGAGCGCAAAGGGGCGGGTGAAGCCGACCGGCGCTCTCTCTGGGACCGGAAGGCTCACCCTTCCCGGATCCCTCCTCGACCTCTCCCGCGCCGGGGTTCATCCCGGCTCAGCTGCGCGGCGCGCGCCACAGGCGGGTGATCGCGCGACCCGGGTGAGCGGCGCGGCGCACCGCGCGAGAGCCACCCGGAAGGGGTGAGGCGCTTGCGCGCCTCACTGCCAGGGGTCGATCTCCAGGTTATGGTGCGCGCACCATAACCTCGAATATGATCCGTGGGAGATTATGCCCCGCTGACCCCCACGGCTCAGACAACGCCCTGATCTGTCGGGACTTCTCCCGGCAGATCGGACTTGGCGCGCAGCATAATCACATCGTTCACTTTGCCATTCCCACAAACAGGAGATGGCAAATGTCCGCAAAGCGCAGAATCTTCATGCTGAAGGACGACCCTGGCAATTACCTTGCTGGGGTCGTGGAACCATTCAGGTCTCGACTTCAGGCTGGGCGGTATTCGCCGCGAACTGTCGAGCTTTACTGTGCTTGCGTTTTCCATTTCGGAGAATGGCTTCAGAGTGAGGCGGTCAGCATCGCCACGATTTCAGAACGACATGCCGAGCAGTTTCTGCGGGAGCATATCCCCTCCTGCACTTGCTCTCGCCATGTCCTTGGCCATTTGCACCACAACAGATCGGCGTTGAACCACCTCCTGCGCGTGATGCGGGATCTCGGCATCACGGAAGCCATAAAGCCGGATATCATCGGGTGCGAGATTGCAGCATTTGACACAGCTTTGCGGGATGTGTGGGGTCTGGCACCAAGTACACGCGCCCAACATCGCATGTCTTTGCGCTGCCTGCTGACCCGGGTGTTCGGTGCCAATGATATCCACCCGGCATCGATCAGTGCCAGCGCTATCCGTGAGTTCGTGCTCGGCAAGGAAGCCCGCTGTATGGGCACTGTCCGTGCCCTGTCGGGCTTTGTCCGGTGCTATTTTCGTTATCGACGGCTCATGGGGGATGACGTCACCATCCAGATAGCGGCGGTCCCCCGACCCACCGCGCTGATTGAGCGCCCGCTTCCGGAGGCTTTGTCCGATGGAGAACTTGAAGCGCTTCTGGGGTCTTTCGACATGAACCAGCCGGGACAACGGCGCAGCTACGCCATTACCCGCTGCCTGGCGGACATCGGGCTGCGATCCAGCGAAGTCGTTCGTCTCTGCCTGGATGATATCGACTGGGCTGAAGGCGAGATCTGCATTGTGCAGGGCAAAGGGCGCCGTGCCGAGCGATTGCCGCTGCCCGATCTCACCGGACAGGCAATCGCCGACTACATCCGGAAGGAGCGCCCGCCGACTGACTGCAGGAAGATTTTCGTGCGTCACAAACCACCATTGGGCCAGCCAGTCGGCCGACGGGTAGTTCAGCGGGCGCTACACGACGCCTACAAAAGGCTGGGGTGGAACAAGAGTCGCGTTCACATATTGCGGCATACACTTGCAACCCGCCTGATCACCGCCGGAACCCCGGTTCCCCAAGTTGCGGATGTGCTCCGCCATCGTGACGTTGCCACCACTTCCATCTATGCGCGCATCAACGTCGACCATCTTGCTCAGGTTGCCATGCCCTGGCCGGGGGGCTGTGATGATGCGTGAGCCGAGTTTTGTAGCGACCGCCGAAGCCTATATTGCCGAGCGCAGACGGCTGGGATTCACAGAGCGAGCAAGCGGCAGCCGGATTCTGGCGTTTGCGCGGTTTGCCGACAGGCAGGGGCACACAGGTCCTGTCACCCCGGACCTATGCCTCGAATGGGCCAAACAGGAAGCCATCTATGATCGACCCTTTACCTGGGCCAACCGACTGAGTTCTATCCGTCCGTTTGCAAAGCATCTCGCGGCAACTGACCCCCGAACAGGGTTCCCGGATGGCATGCCATTTGGACCAGCCAAGAGGCGACGAACTCCCCACATCTACACCGCCGCCGAGATCTCAACTCTGATGACTGCCGCAGCCGCCTTGCCCCCAAGCGGCGAGCTCAGGTCCGCAAATCTCTCGACATTGATAGGGCTGCTCGCCGCAACCGGAGTCCGCATTTCCGAAGCGCTAGCCTTGGAATGCAGGGACTTCGACCACAAACGCGGCCTGTTGACGATCAGGCGAACGAAGTCCAGGCGGGAACGCCTTCTCCCAATACATGCATCAGTGACGA from Paracoccus aminophilus JCM 7686 carries:
- a CDS encoding DUF7007 domain-containing protein — encoded protein: MNTTVPIIPASPSRFLPVVEFGRSADDLLVARVGDTAFAMVPTWAGRHFLATGWRLSRPLDTWRRDDFYGHSGDVADEAAFRALVAENAEHQRERATLRRREIASRARTPWGVSQGAMTYGEGVLCHSTAGHGGFQLAPEQNACVHPLLRSSSGFYEEDAEWAAVAQALPELFTAYERRLSDETLRNHWPEAWEAIHGCALQPGESRERDRQIFERQHAADWIVISAVSSDRFPGFVETTATPGAKRGPSVERRRFLVPSVEYEPGLFGFVVDPAWHQDLTDGTG
- a CDS encoding DUF6878 family protein, translated to MTQDITTSPEASLATAMAQFDASQLAHQTLSTTAMAQNKEALFAAMRAAGLTEIIVTFDGGGDSGQIEDIDARCGDTVVPMPDTAITLAQVSWGISEISTSSMSLSEAVETLAYDLLSDSHGGWENCDGAFGEFHFDAAAGTILLDYNERFTSSEQFNHSF
- a CDS encoding site-specific integrase, coding for MSAKRRIFMLKDDPGNYLAGVVEPFRSRLQAGRYSPRTVELYCACVFHFGEWLQSEAVSIATISERHAEQFLREHIPSCTCSRHVLGHLHHNRSALNHLLRVMRDLGITEAIKPDIIGCEIAAFDTALRDVWGLAPSTRAQHRMSLRCLLTRVFGANDIHPASISASAIREFVLGKEARCMGTVRALSGFVRCYFRYRRLMGDDVTIQIAAVPRPTALIERPLPEALSDGELEALLGSFDMNQPGQRRSYAITRCLADIGLRSSEVVRLCLDDIDWAEGEICIVQGKGRRAERLPLPDLTGQAIADYIRKERPPTDCRKIFVRHKPPLGQPVGRRVVQRALHDAYKRLGWNKSRVHILRHTLATRLITAGTPVPQVADVLRHRDVATTSIYARINVDHLAQVAMPWPGGCDDA
- a CDS encoding tyrosine-type recombinase/integrase — protein: MMREPSFVATAEAYIAERRRLGFTERASGSRILAFARFADRQGHTGPVTPDLCLEWAKQEAIYDRPFTWANRLSSIRPFAKHLAATDPRTGFPDGMPFGPAKRRRTPHIYTAAEISTLMTAAAALPPSGELRSANLSTLIGLLAATGVRISEALALECRDFDHKRGLLTIRRTKSRRERLLPIHASVTTALTRYLAVRSRYAETQPTAPLFISTVTHERLPYATVQGNFRSLAIDLGIIPRGNYKRVRIHDLRHSFICHRVMTWQRDGVQPDSAMIALSTYVGHASVADTYWYLEGVPELMAIAGSRFEASADRGGLDHG